The Primulina huaijiensis isolate GDHJ02 chromosome 10, ASM1229523v2, whole genome shotgun sequence region TTTTTTGTGATCATTATTCCGATCCATCGAAATCAGAAAGATGATCAATTCAATTTCATCCAGacaaacataaaataaatataacatagtTGTTAGATTCCAACCCCAATTCATTAGAATTAACTTTCTTAGAGCAAATTCACATGCTTAGATCGTGATGCCTTGAAGATACATGAACCTAAAACAAACTAAATGCAGCTTATACAGAACAGACGACAACTTTTACCTCAATTGGAACCCCCAGTTCTTCTCCCAAAGCCCTCATTCTAGCCAAACCAGTCTGATAGTTCGGACCACCTCTACGAACATAAATGTGCATTCTCGATGCCTGCAACTTGGATTCCTACTCAGTTGAAACAAAAAAGAATGTGAAGTCTTGGACATAAATAAGACTATCCAAATGCATCAAAATAGTTGAACTAAACCTTCTCCTTGAGAGCCCGAATAATTCCATTGAAAGTAGCAGCAACATCTGTAAAGTTTGCTATCCCTCCCCCAATAAGAAGAGCTCTTTTACGGCCATCAGGGTTTGCTGTGGCACACTGGGGGAGAAGCAAGgggaaaaaaagagagatgagggagtcagaatgaaaattttagattttaagcTCAAGATCTTACGTCAATCACCACTCTGGCATATTGCAAAACCTCTTCTTCATTTGGAGCTCCACTGTACTCAGCATAATTACCTAGCTCAGATGCATAGCCCAAATCCCCAACCTTTCGACAAAATAATAGAGAACAGACAAAAAATtatcaactttaaacaaaacTTTTTTGTTAGACAGGTATAGTCACGTGAACAGATATGGAAACTTACTGTATCGGCATATATTACACTTGCACCACCTCCAGCTACCATCGTCCAGATACGTCCTTCCGGGTTCAAGACAGTAAATTTCAATGATGCACTGGTCTGTAACATGATACAAATGAATAAATAAGATGTTAACAAGGTAGTGATGAAGTATTTCAATAGATGTGATCTCTACTAAACATTCAAAACAAATGAATCATACAGAATGCTGCAACtatgaaaacaaataaaaagcaAAAAGTTCATTTTGCTAATAtaataaatggaaaaaaatattgCATTAGTACACAAGCTTTCGAGTAATGGAGCaaacaaaatcaacaaaattcacAAGACATAGGGTACTCGGTACTTACTTTTTCATCTAATGTGTGAATGAAGCTTTCTGTTGGACTTAATACACGTCCAAAAGGCAGGGGAAACTCGATATCGCCCCatctgaaaacaaaataattgcaTAAAAGGCAagaaaatgaatatcaaaagcaAAAATAACCTTTCCACATATGTAAAACAACTACGGAGCCATactttttaaagtttttgaagGCAGCAGTATCATCCAGCTCTCCTCTCATGTCGAGTGGATATGGCTCCCCATTTACGAGGGTAAATGGATTCAGCTCAAGAAAACTAAAATCCAGATCTGGGGTGAATGGAGTACATTAAATGTGAAGTTAGAAAGACAATATACTCAATTTGGGACTCATCAAACACATAAGTGCAAcacaattttttaagaaaaaggtAAGCATTTCTCTTTCTTCCAAAATCTTTATTTTGCATCCAGAAAGAGAAAAAAGATGCTGCATTTTCACTCTTTCCATCATCTAATTtcaaggaaaagaaaaataaaaattaagaaaaataattcatgGTTGTCAAAGATTATATACCTTGGAAAACAGAAAAAACGCCAATTATAAAGTCGCCTATCTTCCCTCTGACCTGAATTGATAACAAAAAATTAGTATGCCGTGAGGGGGAAAGGTAAAATTCTACAGTGATTTCTGCATATTAAATAGAGTTAATTGCAACTCACCATCTTTCAAAAATTGAGTAGTTAAAGCTACTCTGTTAAAACTATTTCTcataattcttttttaaaaaaattctaaatctATTAAGCCATTCTCTCTCTAGACCAGTTTTCTGCTCGAATCCGCCGGAACTGATATAGAGACAACAAAGAACATCTGGGATttacagataaaaaaaatatctggAATATGAACTAGCGACACTCAGGTAGAAACAGCAAAATAAGTCAATAAAAAGCTTACCTCCAATGGAAGTGTAGCAATTAGTGGAGCGCATGCCTCCAAGGTCATTGGTTTTTCAGTGGGAAGATATATTGTCTTAACCTGCAGAACCAAATAAAGAATCAATCCTAGTTtctccaaaaaaatattaatgcaaCAACATCAAAAGGAGGTATTATCAACAATGTGCAACTTTTACCTTGTCCCAGTTCTCTTCAATTTCGATACCTCCACATTCTGAGAAGCTAATGCTACATCCTAACCTTTCAGACATGATGGACAGGTAATATTCTTGATCATGAGGGACAAAAGGCTCAACAATGAATGTAGTTATGGGAGCTTTGCAGCCACCCATTTCAACCTAGGAAGAATAAATTTCAACATCTGTATGACCAAAAATTAACAGTTAAGAGCCATAGGTTAAAATTTTCGGTCACCTCAACACCAAGGCGTGctttcacaaattcagcaacttCAGCAAGATTTAAGTTCAAAGCTACCAGGCCACTCTTCCCACGCTTCCCAAATAACATGTCAGGTTTTACAACCAACTTTGTGGACGATAGCCATGGTTCTTTGTTGGTTAAATCGGTAAATTCCGTCGATTGAGTCACCTAAGGACATTATTTCGTGACAGAAATTATTTCGTGACAGAAATTGCAGCTCTGCTCAGATTTATGCTGAAACCTCTATTAAATTTACCAAGCATCCCGTTAATTTCAATGACAACT contains the following coding sequences:
- the LOC140986539 gene encoding ATP-citrate synthase alpha chain protein 2 codes for the protein MARKKIREYDSKRLLKEHLKRLSGFDLQIRSSQVTQSTEFTDLTNKEPWLSSTKLVVKPDMLFGKRGKSGLVALNLNLAEVAEFVKARLGVEVEMGGCKAPITTFIVEPFVPHDQEYYLSIMSERLGCSISFSECGGIEIEENWDKVKTIYLPTEKPMTLEACAPLIATLPLEVRGKIGDFIIGVFSVFQDLDFSFLELNPFTLVNGEPYPLDMRGELDDTAAFKNFKKWGDIEFPLPFGRVLSPTESFIHTLDEKTSASLKFTVLNPEGRIWTMVAGGGASVIYADTVGDLGYASELGNYAEYSGAPNEEEVLQYARVVIDCATANPDGRKRALLIGGGIANFTDVAATFNGIIRALKEKESKLQASRMHIYVRRGGPNYQTGLARMRALGEELGVPIEVYGPEATMTGICKQAIDCVMSSA